The following coding sequences lie in one Cannabis sativa cultivar Pink pepper isolate KNU-18-1 chromosome 5, ASM2916894v1, whole genome shotgun sequence genomic window:
- the LOC115715950 gene encoding putative RING-H2 finger protein ATL21B, producing the protein MIIIPKHFLLFFIFISSFSYLITSTEIPCIKAACAIREPNIRFPFRIKNIQTESCGYPGFDLSCDNSNQTLLKLPNSQQFTVQGIDYATQEIWLNDPNNCLPNRIIINSLNFSDSPFYSPYSEDFTFFNCSSSSDYLRYRLNPIACLSGSTYTVFATASFNVADFLLKRTTCRSIGSFGVPVEWPFYEKVLSSDLNDHIRLTWDVPTCGRCESRGGRCGFKSNSSREIVCSDISYRGIPRSARYAVAVGVGIPSILCILGLLCFIFGRVKAITRRNGSIPEFNSTVAPQPIIIMGLDGPTLESYPKIVLGESGRLPKPNDNTCPICLSEYRPNETLKTIPECQHFFHSDCIDEWLRLNASCPICRKSPNRPTIRDVL; encoded by the exons atGATCATTATTCCCAAAcactttcttctcttcttcatcttcatatCATCTTTCTCATACCTCATTACAAGCACAGAAATCCCATGTATTAAAGCAGCTTGTGCAATTCGTGAACCAAATATCCGATTCCCCTTTCGAATAAAGAACATCCAAACAGAATCATGTGGCTATCCAGGTTTTGATTTATCCTGTGATAACTCAAACCAAACACTCCTCAAACTACCCAATTCACAACAGTTTACAGTTCAAGGAATTGACTACGCCACACAAGAAATTTGGTTAAACGATCCAAACAACTGTCTACCCAACCGAATAATAATCAATTCATTAAATTTTTCAGATTCTCCTTTCTACAGTCCGTACAGTGAAGATTTCACATTCTTtaattgttcttcttcttcggaTTATTTAAGGTACCGGTTGAACCCTATAGCTTGTCTAAGTGGTTCCACGTATACAGTTTTTGCAACGGCGTCGTTTAATGTTGCGGATTTCTTGTTGAAGAGAACGACGTGTCGTTCGATAGGCAGTTTTGGTGTTCCAGTTGAATGGCCTTTTTATGAGAAAGTGTTGTCGTCGGACCTTAACGATCATATTCGTCTCACGTGGGATGTTCCCACGTGCGGAAGGTGTGAGTCTCGAGGTGGACGGTGTGGGTTTAAGTCTAATTCTAGTCGTGAAATTGTTTGCTCTGATATTTCTTATCGAG GAATTCCAAGGAGTGCTCGGTATGCAGTGGCAGTAGGGGTTGGCATACCATCAATCTTGTGCATATTGGGCCTACTATGTTTCATATTTGGTAGGGTTAAGGCCATTACTAGAAGAAATGGATCCATTCCAGAGTTCAATTCTACAGTGGCTCCACAGCCCATAATCATTATGGGCCTAGATGGGCCAACTCTAGAGTCTTACCCAAAGATAGTGTTGGGTGAGAGCGGGCGATTGCCCAAGCCCAATGACAACACATGCCCAATATGTTTGTCTGAGTATAGACCCAATGAGACACTGAAGACCATACCTGAATGTCAACATTTCTTTCATTCTGATTGCATTGATGAATGGCTCAGATTGAATGCTTCTTGTCCCATTTGTCGAAAATCTCCCAACAGACCCACAATTAGAGATGTATTATGA
- the LOC133038105 gene encoding galactokinase-like, translating to CFTHLLKIVLGIKLGLKPQEAISNVKTHSDVEGLCLEFAGTHGSSDPLLALKEYLKEEPYTTQEIEQIIEENLSSIFKDSPSSLDVLKAATHFKLYQRASHVYSEAKRVNAFKDTVYSNLSEEDILKKLGDLMNESHYSCSVKYECSCPELEELVSICRKYGALGARLTGAGWGGCAVALVKENIVPQFILNLKYVFRTLLHIQGWEPSTNH from the exons TGTTTCACACATCTCTTGAAGATTGTGCTTGGGATAAAGCTTGGGTTGAAACCACAAGAAGCAATATCAAATGTCAAAACCCATTCTGATGTTGAAGGATTGTGTTTAGAATTTGCTGGTACTCATGGTTCATCAGATCCTCTCCTGGCCCTCAAG GAATATCTGAAAGAGGAGCCTTACACAACccaagaaatagaacaaattatTGAAGAGAATCTTTCATCGATTTTTAAAGATTCCCCATCTTCATTAGATgtgttaaaggctgcaacacaCTTCAAATTATATCAG AGAGCATCTCATGTGTACTCTGAAGCCAAACGAGTCAATGCTTTCAAGGACACtgtatattcaaatttaag TGAAGAGGACATATTGAAAAAACTTGGGGATCTAATGAACGAGAGCCACTATAGCTGCAGTGTTAAATACGAGTGCAG TTGCCCGGAGTTGGAAGAACTTGTAAGCATTTGTCGTAAGTATGGTGCTCTTGGGGCAAGGCTTACCGGAGCTGGATGGGGAGGTTGTGCAGTTGCTTTGGTGAAAGAGAATATTGTCCCACAATTTATTCTCAACTTAAAG TATGTTTTCAGAACTCTCCTCCACATCCAAGGTTGGGAACCCTCTACCAACCATTGA